A genomic window from Triticum urartu cultivar G1812 chromosome 7, Tu2.1, whole genome shotgun sequence includes:
- the LOC125524554 gene encoding coniferyl alcohol acyltransferase-like, whose translation MPPAESFAVEVLSRSLVQASDPPRGFPAVLPVSNLDLVLGSFHVFFIAVYPAPAAGFPAVAAAARAALPAFLSRFYPFAGRVVPSASTGVPDVVCGNEGAELVVAYADAALADVDFADAGASLGRIQLPFERGLALSLQLVRFACGGFSLSWGTDHLLVDGHGLTTLPNAWAEMLVAGGLSWEPHHDRASLFRPRSPPRYGPSLDAEFVRYDPGTLPNALLAAALVRRNYVVDAADVDRLRGAASGPARRVTRLEALSAHVWKLLAAAVGGSDTHCRMAWLVDGRRGLDPAKYNKTHVNNYLGNVVTYASREAVVDTVRSSPLADVATMAAAAISEVFRQERYEELMDWMEAHKGVFAEGGKWTEAVGLGTGSPALVVSAFVPFRVEGDFGFGPPRLVMPWVRPGRLGSAAMTVIRSPAGDGSWLVTARMWPRLADAVDADPEAVFKPATAERLSFVTRRRGELAATETAQHAVSRM comes from the coding sequence GCGGTGCTCCCGGTCTCCAACCTGGACCTCGTCCTCGGCTCCTTCCACGTCTTCTTCATCGCCGTCTACCCGGCGCCCGCCGCGGGCTTCCCGGCCGTGGCCGCGGCCGCGCGCGCCGCGCTCCCGGCCTTCCTCTCCCGCTTCTACCCCTTCGCCGGCCGCGTCGTGCCCAGCGCCTCCACCGGCGTGCCGGACGTCGTCTGCGGCAACGAAGGGGCCGAGCTCGTGGTCGCGTACGCCGACGCGGCGCTCGCGGACGTGGACTTTGCCGACGCCGGCGCCTCGCTGGGGCGCATCCAGCTGCCGTTCGAGCGGGGGCTCGCGCTGTCGCTGCAGCTCGTCCGGTTCGCGTGCGGTGGGTTCTCGCTCTCCTGGGGCACCGACCACCTGCTCGTCGACGGCCACGGGCTCACCACGCTGCCCAACGCCTGGGCCGAGATGCTCGTCGCGGGCGGCCTCTCGTGGGAGCCCCACCACGACCGCGCCTCCCTCTTCCGGCCCCGCTCGCCGCCGCGGTACGGCCCGTCGCTGGACGCCGAGTTCGTGCGCTACGACCCCGGCACCCTCCCCAACGCCCTCCTTGCCGCGGCCCTCGTGCGCCGCAACTACGTCGTGGACGCCGCAGACGTCGACCGCCTCCGCGGGGCGGCCAGCGGCCCCGCCCGCCGGGTCACGCGGCTCGAGGCCCTCTCCGCGCACGTCTGGAAGCTGCTCGCCGCGGCCGTGGGCGGCTCCGACACGCACTGCCGCATGGCGTGGCTCGTCGACGGCCGCCGGGGCCTCGACCCCGCCAAATACAACAAGACCCACGTCAACAACTACCTTGGCAACGTCGTCACCTACGCGTCCCGGGAGGCGGTCGTGGACACGGTGCGCTCCTCCCCGCTCGCCGACGTGGCGACGATGGCCGCCGCGGCAATCTCCGAGGTGTTCCGGCAGGAGCGGTACGAGGAGCTGATGGACTGGATGGAAGCGCACAAGGGGGTGTTTGCGGAGGGCGGCAAGTGGACGGAGGCGGTGGGGCTGGGCACGGGCAGCCCGGCGCTGGTGGTGTCGGCGTTCGTGCCGTTCAGGGTGGAGGGCGACTTTGGGTTCGGCCCGCCGCGGCTGGTGATGCCGTGGGTGCGGCCGGGGAGGCTCGGGTCGGCGGCCATGACAGTGATCCGGAGCCCCGCGGGAGACGGGTCGTGGCTGGTCACCGCCAGGATGTGGCCGCGGCTCGCCGACGCCGTGGACGCCGACCCGGAGGCCGTGTTCAAACCGGCCACCGCCGAGCGGCTCAGTTTCGTCACGCGCCGCCGCGGCGAGCTGGCGGCCACCGAGACGGCGCAGCACGCCGTGAGCCGCATGTGA